Proteins encoded in a region of the Paucibacter sediminis genome:
- a CDS encoding branched-chain amino acid ABC transporter permease: MLYRENGQFKSSYRADQQILPIRQDRIAMALLLLVAFVVVPLSAPEYWFRAILTPFLILSLAALGLNILVGYCGQISLGTGAFMAVGAYAAYNFQVRVEGMPLIASLLLGGLCSTVVGVLFGVPSLRIKGLYLAVATLAAQFFVDWSALRLKWVTNGSDSGSVSVAGLQVFGIPIESPAAKYLFCLSFVVVFALLAKNLVRSNIGREWMAMRDMDVAAAVIGIRPVYAKLTAFAVSAFIVGVAGGLWGFIHLGAWEPAAFNIDRSFQLLFMVIIGGLGSIMGGFLGAAFIVLLPLLLDRLPAMLGIPMSTAMSSHLTSMVFGALIVFFLIVEPHGLARLWATAKEKLRLWPFPH; the protein is encoded by the coding sequence ATGCTGTACAGAGAAAACGGCCAGTTCAAGTCCAGCTACCGTGCTGACCAGCAGATCCTGCCGATCCGGCAGGACCGCATCGCGATGGCCCTGCTGCTGCTGGTGGCCTTCGTCGTGGTGCCGCTGAGTGCGCCGGAATACTGGTTCCGCGCCATCCTCACGCCCTTTCTGATCCTCTCGCTGGCGGCGCTGGGGCTCAACATCCTGGTCGGCTATTGCGGCCAGATCTCGCTGGGCACCGGCGCCTTCATGGCGGTGGGCGCCTATGCGGCCTACAACTTCCAGGTGCGCGTCGAGGGCATGCCGCTGATCGCCTCGCTGCTGCTGGGCGGCCTGTGTTCCACCGTGGTGGGCGTGCTGTTCGGCGTGCCCTCGCTGCGCATCAAGGGCCTCTATCTGGCGGTGGCGACGCTGGCGGCGCAGTTCTTCGTCGACTGGTCGGCGCTGCGCCTGAAATGGGTCACGAACGGCTCGGACTCGGGTTCGGTGAGCGTGGCGGGCCTGCAGGTGTTCGGCATCCCGATCGAGAGCCCGGCCGCCAAATACCTGTTCTGCCTGAGCTTCGTGGTGGTGTTCGCGCTGCTGGCCAAAAACCTGGTGCGCTCGAATATCGGCCGCGAATGGATGGCCATGCGCGACATGGACGTGGCGGCCGCGGTGATCGGCATCCGCCCGGTCTATGCCAAGCTGACCGCCTTCGCGGTGAGCGCCTTCATCGTCGGCGTGGCCGGCGGGCTGTGGGGCTTCATCCACCTGGGCGCCTGGGAGCCGGCGGCCTTCAACATCGACCGCAGCTTCCAGCTGCTCTTCATGGTCATCATCGGCGGCCTCGGTTCCATCATGGGCGGCTTTCTGGGCGCGGCCTTCATCGTGCTGCTGCCCCTGCTGCTGGACCGCCTGCCGGCGATGCTGGGCATCCCGATGTCCACCGCCATGTCCTCGCACCTCACCAGCATGGTGTTCGGCGCGCTGATCGTGTTCTTCCTGATCGTCGAGCCGCATGGCCTCGCCCGGCTCTGGGCCACCGCCAAGGAAAAGCTGCGGCTCTGGCCTTTCCCGCATTGA